The Crassostrea angulata isolate pt1a10 chromosome 1, ASM2561291v2, whole genome shotgun sequence nucleotide sequence TGCAGAACCCATAATCTAACAATTGATTGTAAAGTAGACATGTTCGATAAAATTATCAAACCAATATTATTATATGGATGCGAAGTTTGGGGTTTTCATAACACTAATCTccttgaaaaattacatttaaaattttgtaaacatatattgaacttgagaACCTCAACTCCAAACTTTATGGTATATGGGGAACTTGGAAGATACCCCTTAACAATTAATGTTAAAGTTAGAATGATTTCCTTCTGGGGTAAATTAGTCAATTTCCAACACTCAAAATTGTCAGCAAAACTTTTTAATGTATTGAAGAATTTTAATAACCCATGGTGCGAAGCCattaagaaaactttaaatCAATGTGGATTGACATATATATGGTATCAAAACACAATAAACATACCCTGGTTAAAATCTaaagtatacaatattttattagaccaATTTAAGCAATCATGGTATAGTGAGGTACATAGTTCTCCAAAAGGTTTAAattataggatttttaaaaactcactggattttaaaaagtatttattgaTTTTGCCAACACAATTATGTAAGAAATATTGTAACTTTAGAACTGGTAATGCTAAATTACCTATTGAGATAGGTAGATGGTTTAACATTCctagagaaaacagaatttgtaAACTATGTACCTGCAATGAaattggggatgaatttcacTACCTTTTCAAATGTACTGATGTATATATATCCAATTCAAGGGTTAGATGTTtaccaaaatatttcataacaaatccaaatgttgtaaaatttgaaaaactgtttAATGTCACAAACATAAACCAACTTACCAATATTTGTAAACTATTAGATACTATATTtgagagagttagctctctTGGTTAAATTATATCTGTTATCCCTTCATCATGCATGTAccattgattttcatttattatatatattgtagtttgtacatactgtacatatgttttttctctacactgtaaattcagttatgagaataaagttcattgtcattgtcattgtcattgcATGAGAACAGATACAtaactgtcattcaaaattcaataattCTTGTGTAAGCTTATTGTATATTGTGACAGTCAAGGTATGTGTCCATAATCTCAcatgaaccccccccccccccccatttgtTCATCTATCTCGTATAAACCTTATCATTGTCTACAGTATTTTATCCTGAATAGCATATTTACTTGTTATTAATTTCCCCATTCATTGTAGTATCTATATGTCTCATGGACATCCATCAAACCAAGCCAATATTTGCCccccaatctaattaaaattagactcagaatgtctaattttaattagattcccccctccccccccccccccccccaattttaactaattttttaaacagtgttgtattaaaatcaaatattcataAACATTGTACTGAGGATGTTTGTCACATTAATCTTATTATTGGTCATCATTGTCCAATAGCTATTCATCTATGATATAACCAAATTGGGCAAATTCCCGCAATTTTTCAAACTAATTAAATTGTCatcttttcttcatattttgccTTTGGAAGTACAGAGcacaggtctgctcaagtacgattttaacacatgtttttgtttatatacttATACACATCATAGATAAACAAAATGGTACTTGAACAAGCATTTCCCAGTCGAAAACCCATTGGAAAgcacttatttttaaagctctctATATTACTTTAATTTCGGGGGCGAAAATTGCATAATACTGCATACAGTCCTTTTCATTTTCTATGGACCCTGTCCCTATCCTAAGACCCAAAAGGAAGGAAAACTTAAGTTATATTAGTAGTAACCTGGatgatgtattttttgtttttagtacGGGTAGTTTCTGAAAAGTTCCACACTAAACACATTTCAACGACAACCAACGAAAAGCGATAGTAATAGGTCACCTACATGAGTGACTCATGTTTCTTCATTAGTATCTACATCACTGTGATAAGTACCATAATATCTGATAATGACTAATGGCTGAGACACAATATTGTTAGAGATTGCACTAGATACATGATAGAGATATtatgattatgaatttatcatacaaaaataattaaatacaagtacagagtatatatattttatgattttgctTCATTATCAAGTGATGGATTTATCATTATTCAGTACAGTAATTTCAACATCTTGCTTCTAGCACATTAATGTATGGCCCACCACTATACTAGCTGATTTTTACCACACAGCTTTTCCATGTAAAGGCTAACAACAAACATGCAGGTGGCATGACAGTTCACCTACCCAAACTCTTTCCTATAGAGACAGTTTCTGCTCTCTTTAATTCTAAATTACTATTCAGCATGCAATTATTCCCTAAACCAGGACCTTCATCTCTTTCATAGCAGACATGCACGGCATTGATTTCTtctatgagagagagagagagaaagagagagagacagaaagAGACCTAGCAACTATTTAACTTAAatatttagagagagagagacctaGCAACTGTTTAAATGGTTCCTTAAGATCTAggtaacaatatacatgtacatgtgtatattaaagCAGAAGTTAACAACTGTCTATTAAATATACTCTATACTAAAAGCTAAAACCAGTGGGACTTgcaaaattaagaaattaaaataacttgacattataaaaaaaagaaaagaaaagctATTGTTGACAAGTAATGGACACAGTTATCCAGGCAATACGAGAGCACCACAACGTGACCAGTGAGAAGTTAGACCTTACCGCTCGATTGAGCCACAGGCTCGTGTCAGAGATCTGCATAACATCAAAGAAAACAATCAGAACATGGCTAGATATTGGATTAAACATGCTTGCTTACCTTTAATTCTCAACAATTTCAACTTTCTTACTGCATGATACCATGATACCATGCAAAATTCACATTACAAATCCAAATTACACCTGACTCTTAATGTTAgctatactgtggaatcattaaattttgtggtggctcaattttcgtggaattcgtgggtacctctcatcaaCGAATTAACAttctccacgaattaataaatttgggtaataaagtcatattttctCTGTAGGTTtgagagaatacacgaaattatgtccccacgaagctgtaaaatttaagcaatccacgaaaattggcccccacgaaaattaatgattccacagtattcatTTGATAGATGAATGGTAAGCTTTCACTAAATGTTAGGCCTACCCGAGCCAGCCAGCTGTGATACAGGTTGTCCCACACTTCTAGAACCTTGCCTTCTATCTTTGTGTTGTTGACCTCTTTATCTCTCCCAACCAGGTCATGAACCTTGCAACATTTATAGAGGACTCGAAGTAAACAAACAATGTAACATTTATAGAGGACTCGTAGAATTAAACATAAATTGTAAGTTTGTAACATTACTTTGTCATGAAGAAAGACAAAATAAATAACcctatacaatttttttttctcaaaggactatatatggtatgggcctaaaatggccccctaaaaggaatatcattattttactgtaattctttgttttctttgtacagatatatatgcgATGTTTAaacttaatgttcattttgattcaagtgcccacaatttagaaatacggcattgtaaagacagccttttcccgccatttttgcattttagcataaaaaagcttgttttcaagaagttttcctttcaggaaacatagagcgcatgcttgaaccaacaaaatattttaatcagagatgtatctagccaagactaataagtgacaaaaaatttgtcctggttcaagcatgcgctctatatttcccgttcgtaaaaagatgagaaaaatgtcaatttcgactgattttgattggatttttgaaatagcgtcacttctgacatcATATACTGCAAgcgagtgcaaataaatcaaacaaatatgtgaaaaatatattttatatgaactcTTCTAAATTATagcataacattttattgtaaccgaaacactttaaaaatggtgaattatgggggccaaatttaactcttatcatatatagttctttatctTTCAACactacatcatacatgtatgttggaAAATAAACACATTAACTACATTTACTATTGAAATATCATGACATTTTATTGTCCTTATCAATCAAATTTTTCttcctgtatttttttttatatttattgtaacAAAAATACTCTACAGTCTACCCTTAGTACAACAACTGACTCACAGTACCTTTGAAGCAAGCCATTTTCTGCCATACAAATAAGCATTTCCAACCATGGAGTCCATAGCTATTTGCATGTCTTCTCCCTTTGGTAACCAGCTGTAAAACAATAGTTATAATCTAGATTCACATGTAATTACATCTTAAATAGCTTAgaatttgcaaaatatatgtattttgtttcatCGTGTCAAACCTTCTAAACGCTTGCACACTATTGCTATCAAAAACTTACTCTGCATACTCTCTCGTATTGTTCAACACATTGCTGGAAATGCGGAAGAGATGCATACTTTCTTGGTGAACCTTCAAATAATCATCACTTGTTTTATATCACATGAAACATTTAGGGcaatatcaaaataatcattaataaaGGAGGCATActttataatacatgtttttcaaACCTGAACAGCAAAGAAAATAGTAAACAAGGTGGAACCAATCAGGAGGATGAAAATAAACAGGACACTGGTGAACTTGTCCAGGGACCCCTCTAAGATTGACATCATCTACAACATGCAAGGAAAGCATCTACACATCAAGGACAGAAATTAGATTTAGCGTTCAAAGATAACAAGCTAAGTATTACATGAAATCGTAAAACTCAGTATAAAGAATGCTGGTCCACCTTTGCATCTCCACGACTGAACAGTTTCAACAGACCAATCACCCATCTAGGAGCCAGCACTTCACTTCTGGCTGTGTACCACTTCATGAATGATGATTTACAATATTCCACTTTCTCTCCGAAAAATCCCCCTGGCTTCAGTTGATGCACTACACaataaaatgtacagaaatTATCAAACACACACAGCGTTTCAAAATATTGCTTATagctttcataaaaaataaaatttattgcaTAAAATTTCAGTGCAGAGATATCCAAAAATACTTGTTGTTGAGAAACAAAAGTAAAAGGAAGGTAAACTTATACATACCAAATGCTTTAAAAATCCACATAAGACCTAATAAAGGAACTAGAAGTTGCAACAACCAAATATTCATCCAAACTCGAGTCAGAACTAAGGCCCAGAATAAGTACACAAAGTACTTAGTGCTTACTGGTCCCTTCTCTTCCGATGTTTTCACTCTTTTCTGTCGAACGGAGCCGACTTTAGGGGTGGCAGTCCCCGGAGTATTCAAGTTGATAGGAAGATCTGTTGGCTTTTTAATCTCTGTTGATTTCTGACTTTGATATACtacacaatgaaaaaaataaaagttactTTTTCTCAggcatattgatttttttgtgaatgcaaataaaacaaaattatgagaCATGTGAGAAAGTTTTACTGGTATGTGTAACCCTGATCATTTTACCTGTATACTCGCTACTAAAACTTTCAGTTGTGGATATTTCAGTAGAGGAGTCCAAAATTGATGAGTCTGATTGTTGAACCTCACTGAGAGATCGCTCCAAGTCCCCACTAAATACTATCCATATTGCTTTCAGATCAGATATACTCTGGcctgatatgaaaaaaatattttttttataatcatttgatTGCATcacaattaaatataaatttttaaaaattaactacACAGGTGATAATCACTGCATTTCGATGATATTAAACTTGActcaaattgaattgatatttatagtaccgatcagacccaaacTAACAGAAGGTACACCCCTACTAAACCCATTGGTtaacttttggggtttactccTGGTTTtttagagtggacccagagtaaacccaaagtaaacccagagtggacacagagagtaaacccctatcagaagtatacccctgaaagcagactctacatgtgtatttggaatatacatgAGACAGGAATTACACACAGTAAGATGGTAGGATAAAAGACTGGTCTGCTTCACATTTCAGTGCATTAGCAAACCGTAAAAGCAAATCCCTAGTAAACCCTAAGTAAAcccaaattacatgtacacccCAAGTGGacgtaaattttcaaaaaagcaGACCCAGAGTACATCCCAAGTAAATCCCAAGACCAACCCAACTTGTGACAAGGGTTTAGTTCAGGTTTACTcaggtgttaggttgggtctgatcggtattTTATCTTCATAAAAACAATAGATAGTAATCATGGTCAAAGAGGGCACCTTTCTCTTCAACTTTTCTTTTGGTTTCTTTTACTTCTGTGGCAAATCCAGTGGCAATCAATCCAATGATCAGCATAAACAGTGGCACTCTTAGAGCACCTGCCACTGACGCAATGTGTAGAATCAACACCCCCCAGATAGGTACCGATAGAAGTTGAAGGCATCTTTTGGAGTCATCGTTCCACAAAAAGATAACCACTACAAGGTATGCTACAACGAGTGTCCACACCTACAGGTGTAAGAAAGCAAAATATTACATCAGCTACATTATATAACGTGAAATCGGTGAACCATATGGTTAAATAGTTTAAACCATTTGACATACCcaaaatgaagtaaaataatccaATACTTCATACACGAAAATGAAAACTGCACAACAAACATCTAAAATACTTCTCACTGGGCCAAAATACCatagtaaataaatcaaaaacaaactTGTAACAGCGCCACATAGAAGTTTCCAATGCCTTACAATGGTTCTATCAAATGTCATAACATATGTATAATCAAGTGCTTGTATTGGTATATAGGCAATCCCGATAGCAAATGGAGTTCCTGAGTCTTGTAAACCACGTAGCCATCGTCTTAATATTTCTGTTATTTCCCGTTTGAAGGGGTACAGAAATGTTCCACATAACACTGCCCACAATAAAGGTCGAAGAAAGGCCTCCAGAATAAAATACACAGCAATTGCCGAAGCTCCAGCTAATAAAAGAAAAACGTTAGCCGCTGTTGTGTATAGTGCCTGTTTAAATGCTTTTTCGTGGCCTTGCGAAAAAGTTTGCAACATTGAATTTACGAACGGTGACTTGAAGTCAGCCATCTTGGCTGTTTTACCTCGTTCGTTTTCTTATTCGTAATTCTTCATCAAAccgaaatattaatattatccTTAGCAAAAGTCAACTTTTAAActgtaataattaaaaattctttttagtCTGGagaatttgaaaatatcatCCATTTTTCACACCATTCCAATAATCCCAATAAGTGTACGACCTGTCATTATTCTTCTACTTTCATTTTGGAAAAATGGAGTTTGGTGACGTGCAAGAAACCGGCGAAAAGAACTTTCCGAAGCAAGATGAAACACCTATTCAGTATGGTACAGCAGGTTTTAGAACTAAGGGAAGCCGCTTGAATCATGTCATCTATAGAATGGGCGTTTTAGCAGCGATTAGGTCTGCTACTAAAAGTGGTGCCACCATAGGCGTCATGATAACAGCCTCTCACAACCCGGAAGAAGATAATGGTGTCAAGTTGGTGGATCCAATGGGGGAGATGTTGGGTCCAGAATGGGAGAAGTATGCTACAGAAGTTGCAAATGTTCCTGGTAGTAAATTGGATGTAACTCTCCAGGAATTGACTAAGAACCTAGGTGTTACAAGTCTACAGAGTAGCCGAGTTGTGTTTGCACGTGACACCAGGCCCAGCAGTCCCGTCCTGGCGGCAGCCCTAGAGGCAGGGATTAAAGCAGCAGGAGCTCAGTGCCAAAACTTTGGATTACTAACTACGCCTCAGTTGCATTACATAGTTCGGTGTATCAATACCAACGGACAATATGGAAAGCCAACTGAAGAGGgttattttgaaaaacttaGTGAAGCATTTATAAAACTCAGGAATATCAGAAAAGTAAAAAAGATGAAGACTTTAGAAGTATACAATACATGTCTGTACCTTGATGCCGCTAATGGGGTCGGAGCTGGAAAGATCCCAATTCTTCAGTCCAAGTTAGGAGACCTGTTAAAGATCAGTCTGGTGAATGATGGGAGTGGAAAGCTAAATCATGAATGTGGAGCAGACTTTGTGAAAGTCCAACAGAAACCCCCCACAGGAGTAAACATGGCCCCTGGCCAGAGATGGGCTTCATTTGATGGTGATGCTGACAGAATAGTTTATTACTTTATGGGTGTGAcagataaacaattttttctgttAGATGGAGACAAGATAGCAACATTAGTTGCTGGATACCTTAAAGATCTGGTACAGGAAACTGGGCTCTCACTTAATCTAGGCCTTGTCCAAACTGCCTATGCAAATGGGAGTTCAACAAGGTACATCACCGATCAGCTGAAAGTCCCAGTGGCTTGTGTACCAACAGGAGTGAAACATTTGCACCACAAAGCACAAGAATTTGACATTGGGGTGTACTTTGAGGCCAATGGCCATGGAACTGCTATAGTTAGTGATTCTTCTTACAATCTGCTGCAGAAAACTTCACAAAATACATCCATATCAGATCCCCAAAGAGAGGCCTGTGATTTGTTACTGAGTGTGATTGACCTGATTAACCAGACGGTTGGTGACGCCATCTCTGACATGCTGCTGGTGGAGATGATTCTGGCTGCCCAGGACTGGGACGTGGAGCAGTGGAACAAAGCATACACCGACCTTCCAAACCGACAACTGAAGGTCAAAGTCAAAGATCGCTCCGTGATCCAGACAACAGATGCCGAGAGGAAAGCATCTTCACCTGTGGGTCTCCAAAGTGCCATTGATGAAAAGGTTGCTAAGTACACGCATGGTCGTTCTTTTGTGCGGCCGTCTGGGACAGAGGACATTGTTCGTGTGTATGCAGAGGCAGATACGCAGAGTGCTGCTGATAAATTGGCCAATGAAGTGGCCGTCTTAGTGTACAAGATGGCTGGGGGTATAGGGGAAGAACCAAAACTTCATTAGTTATCATGGTTATACATGCTTAAATGAAATCCTTGATCATGTATTTTTGGCTTTTAGTAGATAATATAGAGCAATATGGATCAACACATTGCAATTTGGAATCATTTTCATTGAGGAATTTTAAGACATGGTATATTACATATCAACTGAGGGGTTGTTTTTGGTCAATGTCTTTGCTAGTTTGTGATAATCATAGAAAGTGCTTAcattttacaaatgtatttttattaatcagAAAAGAATGTAATTTTGCTTTAACAAATAAGttaataagatgaaagataAATGAATGTTGTATTGGAATATTTGATGTACCATGTATTGatcaaagtatttattcttagcATTGATAGTCACATGATTGTTCGAAGACATTCACATTATGATTACTtttgaattaataaatgaatataccTATAAATCTAAAAGGTGTATTATTGTTTATTGCTGTTTATGCTTCTTTTTTAATAGatgcaatttttgaaaatgttattgcaTATTTATGTGCATATACTGATTAATTTGAATGTCAACTGCATTGAGTAAACAAAATCTAAGATTGCTGAAGCAGTTCAGAATGGAGATTTGCAGTGGTTAAGGGTTGCAAATAGCATTCTATTAAAAATTGCttccaacaatttttttctgGCCAACAATAGATTTGGGGCCCGTACTTGCTAGCAATGAAAGTTGAAAACTAAACAATTAATATTACCGTAATTTTTCATCAAGTTCAAGGTGATCATCATGCCCAATCAAGTAATTTACCAATTTTTGTGGCTGATGTTCATGACTTTTAAATTGTTAACGTTACCCACCTGATCACGTGAAAGCTTTATTACTGAATGCAATGtgaaataataaatttgaaatttacaggGTGAGGAGTCGTCCGGATCCACTCCACCACTCTAGATCCGCCCATGAGCTTTGCTCCATCAAACATGGTCTGTTGGTGGTGGATTTAGGGTAGAAGGTGTGTCACGTGCAAAAGTAGGTCACGATAAGCTACTTTTGGAACTTTATGGTCACctttgataaaattgtttttccggCAAATCTTACAACAAGCTTGTTACTGAGTATGCAAAGTTTACCTTGCTTCTTGTACATTTATAGTGTCAAAAGAACTTTTTACTTTAATGCATGCGCGAATACAGGGGGAGGGCCGCTTCCTCCCTTTGAGTTTTAGAACTTCCTGAATTTCATAGTCAAGTTACCGAATTAGGGATCTGACCCCCTCCCCGGGCAAGCAAAATCATTTATCGGACCCCACCTCCTCCATCCCGAAGAAAAATCTGGATACGCGTATATGCCTAACGCCTATCTTTTTAACCACATGATACAAGCACGTAGcattacgggggggggggggggagggagacCTGCCCCGcccaacaattttttaaaaaatttacatacaaaaaattgaattatcatttagtccccccccccactttattgggagtatgtaaaaaattgacatgatgagtctggccccctttcaaaaacgatgctacgtgcctgaggtAATCCTTTAAGTTTACCAGATGGACACTAGAGATTCTATATGATTTGTAAATGTCAAAACAAAAACTAGATTGATTGCTTTTTAAGATGGCCTTTCCAGAACGTACTAAGTGCTCAATTTTAACACTACAAGCTCCGTTTTTATTCTGATAGAGGACTAAAAGTTTTGTGGGTCTTTTATATCGATATAATAGAAAGCAGGATATTATTTctaattgttatactttcatgttaaatactgaaatctgattggttaagacgcagttaataatatttgctattaccctcagcgttagcaacgcacttagcaacgggtatcattaaaaaatgttacatgcgccaaaaattatgcgcgtacggttcgctgtagaattcacgttattcctatataaaagcagtaaaattttcttaaaaattaagacattcagtataacaaaataaatagtgcctgtttgggaggataacagttgaaattgacacccctcgaaaaccattgtcaacctccgcttcgcgtcggttgacaatggttttctcggggtgtcaatttcaactgttaccctcccaaacaggtactatttatataatacgatTCTCGGTTTATAAGGTTTAAGCCCAAAAAAGTAGGGCGCCTGTAAAGTTCGAAACGAAATCGaacaaaacgaaacgaaaccaatcgaaacgaaacgaaaccaatcgaaacgaaacgaaatcaaacgaaacgaaaacaaaaatcgaaacgaaacgaaatggaatttaaacaaaactaatatcaattttgacttcataaaagtgaaaataaattcattgaaataaatttttgaaccatagaatataactacctgtatgtttcagattgcagctgtaaatttttaagccgattatccgaaatttgcaaaaattatataattatgtaaataagtgatgcacattcctataccttttaatgtttctaatttgtttcatttaatgatattcagacgtttagagagagagagagagagagagagagagagagagagagagagagagagagagagagagatgccttaaaacttatcagcaacatcacatagcaaagtatatacgcaagttttggcggagagagagatagagatatgatgatgatactgaaggggacattctaacaacaattttctttctatcgatttaaaatattgtaaaaatgaaacgatcgaatacaatgtgatttaTAGCATACTGGTTGGTTACCCGTTTCTAACATATAATAAGAAAGTATAGCATGCATTTGGACGTCgtaatttaacaaaattaaagtgCAATATAAAGAGGTTTtttacctgtttttttttttaccttaaatcAAACATGATCTCCTCTTTCTCTCCCTTTCACACGCACGCACAATgtatttgaatcatttttacaatatttcatatcgatataaaaaaaatcgtgtaGTTGGAATGTCTCCTTAAATACTGTAAATGCACTATATTTAGGgtgtacaatatttggcggaatataattattcaacaagttagcatggatttgatttagcgcatttttgaatttaccttttttctacttatatattttacatttggcaatgtacttgattttgcggacgccgttttccgccaaaaacgcAAAATAGAATACATAGCCAAAGGGGTAAAGACAGTtttataatacgtttacagtataatcatctttatattgcaagttaattttgccaaattcatgctatacatattacaacaattcttattatatgttagaaactggtaaccaaccagtatgctctaaatcacattgtattcgatcgtttcgtttttacaatatttcaaatcgacagaaagaaaattgttgttAGAATGTCCCCTTTAGTATCATCCTCacatctctatctctctctttctttctttctctctctcccaaacttgcgtatatactttgctacatttgtatatgatgtcgctgataagttttaaggcatctctctctctctctctctctctctctctctctctcaaaacgtctgaatatcatttttatcatttaatgaaacaaattagaaacattaaaaggtataggaatgtgcatcacttatttacataattatataatttttgcaaatttcggataatcggcttaaaaatttacagctgcaatctgaaacatacaggtagttatatcttatggttcaaaaatttatttcaatgaatttattttcacttttatgtagtcaaaattgatattagttttgtttaaattccgtttcgtttcgtttcgatttttgttttcgtttcgtttgatttcgtttcgtttcgattgctTTCGTTTCGATtgttttcgtttcgtttcgtttgatttcgtttcgtttcgtttcgatttcgtttcgcactttacaggcgcccaaAAAAGTATTGAATCCTGAATTTAGTACAAACTTTATGGCTATGATATCCTAGTTAGCTTTTCAATTTCTGTGGTGGGTGgtagattttgtaatgaaattcCATGTTGGCCatggattttaatgtttataataaagCTTTTATAATCCTCTGATTTCCAGGGGCCTAACAAAATGAACTTCCAATGATCTCAATTTGCAAATTGATATTCAAAGTTGCCTTTATTGGAAACGAGAAGagcatttcaatttattttaattggggaaaaatataTTTCCGGATTGCCATCAGGCGCCCTCCGGCTCTGGGGTCAATGGCTCCTCAGTGCCGTGATAAGTGAATGATGTCTGGTCAACGCACGGTAAAACAACCGTCTCTGGGAAGCTCAAGCTTTCATCTAGCTATATAGAAACAATAC carries:
- the LOC128179343 gene encoding transmembrane protein 245-like isoform X3; this translates as MADFKSPFVNSMLQTFSQGHEKAFKQALYTTAANVFLLLAGASAIAVYFILEAFLRPLLWAVLCGTFLYPFKREITEILRRWLRGLQDSGTPFAIGIAYIPIQALDYTYVMTFDRTIVRHWKLLCGAVTSLFLIYLLWYFGPVRSILDVCCAVFIFVYEVLDYFTSFWVWTLVVAYLVVVIFLWNDDSKRCLQLLSVPIWGVLILHIASVAGALRVPLFMLIIGLIATGFATEVKETKRKVEEKGQSISDLKAIWIVFSGDLERSLSEVQQSDSSILDSSTEISTTESFSSEYTVYQSQKSTEIKKPTDLPINLNTPGTATPKVGSVRQKRVKTSEEKGPVSTKYFVYLFWALVLTRVWMNIWLLQLLVPLLGLMWIFKAFVHQLKPGGFFGEKVEYCKSSFMKWYTARSEVLAPRWVIGLLKLFSRGDAKMMSILEGSLDKFTSVLFIFILLIGSTLFTIFFAVQVHQESMHLFRISSNVLNNTREYADWLPKGEDMQIAMDSMVGNAYLYGRKWLASKVHDLVGRDKEVNNTKIEGKVLEVWDNLYHSWLARGASNYSEAKPGFQIMPSEMLDWKSIYEFGMQGKSFNYSQVMEFVKDNIGTFVSVLENVWMVLKGNMSLMLSIATAALSIVLGGGTAILNLFISAAIFLTTLFYLLASSGKQFKPLEWISGLNPHPSGSTFSLAVEEAIGGVFMASLKMAAFYGLYTWLTHTLFGINMVFIPSALAAVLAAVPFLGPYWATLPAVLELWLIQGQGLKGLSLFICHILPTYFVDTAILGEIKGGHPYLTGLAIAGGIYWLGLEGAIIGPILLCCFIVVYNVYGSMLTTDGIPGDEVTVSRSRTIGNLNRSVSDITQQQV
- the LOC128179343 gene encoding transmembrane protein 245-like isoform X1; its protein translation is MADFKSPFVNSMLQTFSQGHEKAFKQALYTTAANVFLLLAGASAIAVYFILEAFLRPLLWAVLCGTFLYPFKREITEILRRWLRGLQDSGTPFAIGIAYIPIQALDYTYVMTFDRTIVRHWKLLCGAVTSLFLIYLLWYFGPVRSILDVCCAVFIFVYEVLDYFTSFWVWTLVVAYLVVVIFLWNDDSKRCLQLLSVPIWGVLILHIASVAGALRVPLFMLIIGLIATGFATEVKETKRKVEEKGQSISDLKAIWIVFSGDLERSLSEVQQSDSSILDSSTEISTTESFSSEYTVYQSQKSTEIKKPTDLPINLNTPGTATPKVGSVRQKRVKTSEEKGPVSTKYFVYLFWALVLTRVWMNIWLLQLLVPLLGLMWIFKAFVHQLKPGGFFGEKVEYCKSSFMKWYTARSEVLAPRWVIGLLKLFSRGDAKMMSILEGSLDKFTSVLFIFILLIGSTLFTIFFAVQVHQESMHLFRISSNVLNNTREYADWLPKGEDMQIAMDSMVGNAYLYGRKWLASKVHDLVGRDKEVNNTKIEGKVLEVWDNLYHSWLARISDTSLWLNRAGASNYSEAKPGFQIMPSEMLDWKSIYEFGMQGKSFNYSQVMEFVKDNIGTFVSVLENVWMVLKGNMSLMLSIATAALSIVLGGGTAILNLFISAAIFLTTLFYLLASSGKQFKPLEWISGLNPHPSGSTFSLAVEEAIGGVFMASLKMAAFYGLYTWLTHTLFGINMVFIPSALAAVLAAVPFLGPYWATLPAVLELWLIQGQGLKGLSLFICHILPTYFVDTAILGEIKGGHPYLTGLAIAGGIYWLGLEGAIIGPILLCCFIVVYNVYGSMLTTDGIPGDEVTVSRSRTIGNLNRSVSDITQQQV